From the Lolium rigidum isolate FL_2022 chromosome 2, APGP_CSIRO_Lrig_0.1, whole genome shotgun sequence genome, one window contains:
- the LOC124687452 gene encoding expansin-B11-like, whose protein sequence is MAKCCTLALLGTLVVLSLLVSPIACSRKPTKPKTRSAVSHNPAVKAHSSYNGTSPSAAYGSGGWLAGGATYYGAPNGDGSDGGACGHQSADGSRPFSSMISAAGPSLYKEGKGCGACYEVKCDSASNSACSGQPATVVITDSCPGGACLVEAAHFDMSGTSMGAMAKPGMADKLRAGGILKIQYKRVPCKYPGVSIAFRVDQGSNPFYLEVLIEFEDDDGDLSAVDLMEANCGSWTPMAQNWGALYRLNSNTGKPLRGPFSLRLTSDSGRKLVVNNVIPASWAPGATYRSLVNFP, encoded by the exons ATGGCGAAATGTTGCACCTTAGCGCTACTGGGCACACTGGTGGTGCTCTCACTTCTCGTGAGCCCCATTGCCTGCTCCCGCAAGCCCACCAAGCCGAAGACGAGGTCGGCGGTCAGCCACAACCCTGCTGTCAAGGCCCACAGCAGCTACAATGGCACTAGCCCGTCGGCCGCCTACGGCTCCGGCGGCTGgttagccggcggcgcgacgtacTACGGTGCCCCAAACGGCGACGGAAGTGACG GTGGCGCGTGCGGCCACCAGAGCGCCGACGGGAGCCGGCCGTTCTCGTCGATGATCTCCGCCGCTGGCCCGTCGCTGTACAAGGAAGGCAAGGGCTGCGGCGCATGCTATGAG GTTAAATGCGATAGCGCGAGCAACTCGGCGTGCTCCGGCCAGCCGGCGACCGTCGTCATCACCGACTCTTGCCCCGGCGGCGCCTGCCTCGTGGAGGCGGCCCACTTCGACATGAGCGGCACCTCCATGGGCGCCATGGCGAAGCCTGGCATGGCCGACAAGCTCCGTGCCGGCGGTATCCTCAAGATCCAGTACAAGAG GGTGCCATGCAAGTACCCTGGCGTGAGCATCGCCTTCAGGGTGGACCAGGGGTCCAACCCCTTCTACCTGGAGGTCCTGATCGAGTtcgaggacgacgacggcgacctcaGCGCCGTCGACCTGATGGAGGCCAACTGCGGCTCCTGGACGCCCATGGCGCAGAACTGGGGCGCGCTGTACCGCCTCAACTCCAACACCGGCAAGCCGCTGCGCGGGCCCTTCTCGCTCAGGCTCACCTCCGACTCCGGCAGGAAGCTCGTCGTCAACAACGTCATCCCGGCAAGCTGGGCGCCCGGAGCCACGTACCGCTCCCTGGTGAACTTCCCCTAA